A genomic stretch from Lathyrus oleraceus cultivar Zhongwan6 chromosome 2, CAAS_Psat_ZW6_1.0, whole genome shotgun sequence includes:
- the LOC127118326 gene encoding phytoene synthase 2, chloroplastic gives MSATLSSLEVSNSTGLLDSFGVVKLVDSSRFLCRDFVSIRAKKNNMKKRWRFCSLSTDMKYSRVGQSGLESANNFPLLTNVLGSAAVGEVAVSSEQKVYDVVLKQASLVKRKLSSTGELEVKPEIVLPGNLSLLSEAYDRCGEICAEYAKTFYLGTLLMTSERQRAIWAIYVWCRRTDELVDGPNASHITATAMDRWESRLEELFQGRPFDMLDAALSDTVAKFPVDIQPFKDMIEGMRMDLKKSRYKTFDELYLYCYYVAGTVGLMSVPVMGISTQSQATTESVYNAALALGIANQLTNILRDVGEDARRGRVYLPQDELALAGLSDDDIFAGKVTDKWRNFMKSQIKRARMFFDEAEKGVMELNEASRWPVWAALLLYRQILDEIEANDYNSFTKRAYVSKTKKFLSLPLAYARSMVPPARKLSHEMKA, from the exons ATGTCTGCGACATTATCTAGCTTAGAGGTATCCAATTCGACTGGTTTACTTGATTCTTTCGGGGTTGTGAAGCTCGTCGATTCGTCGAGGTTCTTGTGTAGGGACTTTGTGTCGATTAGAGCAAAAAAGAATAATATGAAAAAGAGATGGAGGTTTTGTTCTTTGAGTACAGATATGAAGTATTCACGTGTTGGTCAGTCTGGCTTAGAGAGTGCTAATAACTTTCCTTTATTAACGAATGTGCTCGGAAGCGCGGCAGTAGGAGAAGTAGCTGTTTCATCCGAGCAGAAGGTCTACGATGTGGTGCTGAAGCAGGCATCTTTGGTTAAGAGGAAGCTGAGCTCTACCGGTGAACTTGAGGTGAAACCTGAAATTGTTTTGCCTGGGAATTTGAGCTTGTTGAGTGAAGCCTATGATCGCTGTGGAGAAATTTGTGCAGAATATGCTAAAACGTTTTACTTGG GAACTCTTCTAATGACTTCCGAAAGGCAAAGAGCTATTTGGGCGATATATG TGTGGTGTAGGAGAACGGATGAACTTGTTGATGGCCCTAATGCATCGCATATTACAGCAACTGCTATGGATAGGTGGGAATCAAGATTGGAAGAACTTTTCCAAGGACGTCCGTTTGATATGCTTGACGCTGCTTTATCAGATACGGTTGCCAAATTTCCTGTTGATATACAG CCGTTTAAAGATATGATAGAAGGAATGAGAATGGATCTAAAGAAATCAAGATACAAAACCTTTGATGAATTATATCTCTACTGTTACTATGTTGCTGGAACTGTTGGTTTAATGAGTGTTCCAGTCATGGGAATTTCAACGCAATCGCAAGCCACAACTGAGAGTGTATACAATGCTGCGTTGGCCTTAGGAATTGCAAATCAGCTAACCAACATACTCAGAGATGTCGGAGAGGA TGCTAGGAGAGGAAGAGTGTATCTACCACAAGATGAGTTGGCTCTGGCAGGGCTTTCAGACGACGATATATTTGCTGGTAAGGTGACAGACAAGTGGAGGAATTTCATGAAGAGCCAAATTAAAAGAGCGAGAATGTTTTTTGACGAGGCGGAAAAGGGAGTGATGGAGCTTAATGAAGCTAGCAGATGGCCG GTTTGGGCGGCATTGCTATTGTATAGGCAGATATTGGACGAAATAGAAGCTAACGATTACAACAGTTTCACTAAGAGGGCTTATGTGAGCAAAACCAAGAAGTTTCTTTCTTTACCACTTGCATATGCTAGATCTATGGTTCCTCCAGCAAGAAAGCTATCTCATGAAATGAAGGCATAG